The genomic stretch AAATGCAGCGCTGTGCAGCCTCGATGAAAGAGGCCATTGGCCGGATGCGCCAAACCGTGGCGGCGATCTGGTATCCGGTGAAGGACCAGCGCGCACTGCGTCGTTTCTATCAGGATCTGGCCGGCACCGGTGCGCCGAAGTTGCTGCGGGTCGAGCTGCTGGTGCATCCGCTGGACACGCCGAACAGCCTGAACGGTTCCGGGCTGGCGATCGCCAATCCGCCGTGGGGGCTGGAGGAAGAATTGCGTGAGCTGCTGCCGTGGCTGTCCAAGAAACTGGGCCAGACCCAGGGTGGGTGGCAGATGGATTGGTTGATCGCCGAGAGCTGATCAACCGTCAATCGCTCCCACGCCAAGCGCGGGAGCGATCAGGGCGGGCTTAGTTACCTGCCAGGCTCGGTGGCATGCAAACGCCCGTGCCGCCAATCCCGCAGTAGCCTTCCGGATTTTTCGCCAGATACTGCTGGTGATAGGTCTCGGCAAAGTAAACGGTCGGCGCCTGTTCAATCTCGGTGCTGATTTCACCCAGACCTGCCTTCGACAGCTCAGCCTGATAAACGGCTTTGCTCTTCAACGCCGCATCCAGTTGCTCCGGATGGGTCGCATAGATTACCGAACGGTACTGGGTGCCGATGTCATTGCCCTGACGCATGCCCTGCGTCGGGTTGTGTAATTCCCAGAACATTGCCAGCAGCTCTTCGTAGCTGACTTTGTCTTTGTCGAAAACCACCAGCACCACTTCCGAATGACCGGTCAGGCCCGAGCAGACTTCTTCGTAGGTCGGGTTCGGCGTGAAACCGCCGGCGTAACCGACCACGGTGCTGACCACGCCTTCACGCTGCCAGAAGCGGCGTTCCGCACCCCAGAAACAGCCCAGTCCGAAAATCGCGAAATCGACGTCCTGAAAGAACGGGCCAAGCAGCGGCGTGTCTTTGAAGACGAAATGGTTTTCAGGCAGGGTCATTGCCGTTTCGCGGCCAGGCAGAGCTTGTTCTTTAGTCGGTAGCACGTTTTTGTTCACCAGAATTTCCGAGCGCAGAACCATGATCGTTCCTCTCAGTCAGGATGGGATGTCAATACACAGACCACCAGTGTGCCCAATGATGCCCAGTTAATCACTAGTCAAAATGTGCGGGTACTTTGGTTGTGGTTTACAGAGGGAGAGGGCCGCGCGGGTAGCGCTTGAGCGCCTGAATCAGCTCGCCGCCCGGAATCGGCCGGTCGAACAGGTAACCCTGGCCGACGTCGCAGCGGTGACGGCGCAGGAACGCCAGCTGCTCGGCGGTCTCGATGCCTTCGGCCACGACCTTGAGTTTCAGGTTGTGGGCCATGGCGATCACGGCGGAGGTGATTTCCATGTCGTCCTGGTTGTCCGGGATTTCGTGGATGAAGCTGCGATCGATCTTGATGATGTCGATCGGGAATTTTTTCAGGTAGCTGAGCGACGAGTAACCGGTGCCGAAGTCGTCCATGGCCAGGGTCAGGCCCAGGCGCTTGAGCTGGTCGAGCTGCAAGTGGGTGTCTTCGGTGGCTTCCAGCAGCAGGCCTTCGGTCAGCTCCAGCTCCAGCAGATTGGCCGGCAGCGCTTCTTCCTTGAGGATGTTGGCGATGGAAGCCACCAGATCCGGGTCGGAAAACTGTTTGGGCGACAGGTTGATCGCCACTTGCAGGTTGCCCATGCCCGCAGCGGTCAGCGCTTTGCTCATGCGGCAGGCCTGGCGGGCGATCCACTTGCCGATCGGAATGATCAGGCCGGTTTCCTCGGCCACGCTGATGAACTGGTCCGGGCGGATCATGCCGCGTTCCGGGTGGTTCCAGCGCAGCAGCGCTTCCATGCCCAGCAACCGGCCGCTGCGCAGGCACAGCTTCGGCTGGTAGAACACGTCCAGCTCGTTCTGGGTCAGGGCGCGGCGCAGGTTGTTCTCGACGAACAGCTTGTAGCTGGCCTCGGCGTTCAGCGCCTCGGTGAACACCTGCACCTGATGTTTGCCGTTGGCCTTGGCCTTGTGCAGGGCGAGGCCGGCGTTGCGCATCAGGGTCTGCGGGTCGCGGCCGTGCAGCGGCGCGCAGGCCAGGCCCACGGAACCGGTGACGCTGATCAACTGGTTGTCGACGAACATCGGTTTGTCGAGGGTCAGCAGCAACTGGCTGGCGATCTGTTGGCCGGCCTCAAGGTCGGTGTTGTCGAGCAACACCGCGAATTCGTTACTGGCGAACCGCGCCAGACTACCGCTCGGGCTCAGGCTGTTGCGCAGACGCCGGGCCAGGCTGATCAACAGTTTGTCGCCGGTCTGGTGGCCGAGGCTGTCGTTGATCCGCTTGAAGTTGTCGATGTCCACCAGCAGCAGGCTGATCGGGGTATCGCTGTCTCGGGCGAAGCGCTCATCCAGATTGCGGATAAATGCAGGCCGGTTGCCGAGGTTGGTCAGGTTGTCGGTGTAGGCCAGACGCTCGATGCGCTGCTGCGCCAGTTTGGTCTGGGTGATGTCTTCGTAGATGCCGATGTAGTGCGTCAGCTCACGGTTGTCGCCGTAGACCTTGGAAATCGACAACTGGCCCCAGTAGGGTTCGAGGTTTTTGCGGCGGCTCTTGAATTCGCCCTGCCAGCTGTTGCTCTTGGCCAGCGCCGAGGGTGCGTCGAACAACAGCTCGCTGAGGTTTTCCAGGGCCGGCAGCTCTGACAGGCGCTGGCCGTGGACTTCCTCGGTGGTGTACTGGGTGATGGCGGTGAAGCTCGGGTTGACGTATTCGACCACGCCGTCGCAATTGACCAGCAAAAAGGCGTTGGCACTTTGCTCGACCGCACGCTGGAACAGATGCAGGGCGCTGGTGGCGGTACGGCGGTTGTGATTGTTGATGACCTGGGCGAACTGGTCGGCCAGTTCACCGGCAAAGGCGATTTCGTCGGACTGCCAGGCGCGGGTGACGCCGGTCTGCTCCAGGCACAGCACGCCGACCACCTGGCCGTCGACACGGATGCTGGCGTCGAGCATGGCGTTGACGTCACGCGGACGCAGGGCTTCGGCCATTTCCCGGGTACGTGGGTCGCGCATCGCGTTGTGCGCGTCGATGGCGCGGCTGCCGTGCAGGGCGTCCATGTAATCGGGGAAGCCGCTGACGTCGATCACCTCCGGCAGAATGTATTCCTGGGTGGCGCGGTGGTAGGCGGAAATCGGTACCAGCTTCTGGCCTTCGAGGTTCCACAGGCTGGCGCAGTCGATTTCATAGATATCGCAGGCGCAGCGGGTAATCAGCTCGGCGGCTTCTTGCAGGGAGTTCTGGCTGCTGTAGCGCTGGCGGGCCAGCAACAGGATCAGGTCCTGCTGGGCGCGCACCCGCTCCAGATGCTGCAGTTGTTCCTGCTGGGCACGCTGATTGAGTTCAAGGGCGATTTGCAGGCGCGAGTTCTGGGTTTCCAGGTCGACGGACGGCAGCGTCGGCGCTTCGTCGAACACATCATCGACCGCCAGCAGGTAACCGCGCAGCAGGTGACGGTTGTGCTGTTTGTAGGCTTCACCCAGTTCAAGAATGCTCAGCGCCCCGGCGGCGGTGTGCAGGGTATAGCGCACCAGATAATGCGGGCTGTCGCGCAGTTGTTGCTGGATCGCATCGTGCAACTGATAGCGCGCTTCGGGCTCCATCAGGCTGGCGTAGGGTGAACCGACCAAAGCGCAGAGTTCGACGGCAGGCTGGCCGAACTGGCGTTCACAGTTGGGATCGAGAAACAGCATCGCCCAGCTGGCTTCATTCAGGCGCTCGAAACGCAGCATGCCGAGCCGCGAGGGCACAGGCAACTGCGTCACTACCTCGGCCACCATACGGCTGGCGGCATCGGGTTGGCTCTTCATGAAGGGAACTCGCTTGGAAATTTGCTGAACGCGCCGGGCTCTCGCCCTCTTTACTGTTGCCTGCGGCAAGGTTGCATCATTGCGGCACCGACTGACAAGAGACATGAAGGCCAAGTGCTATAAGAATATGTCGGCTGCGCTGAACATTTCTCCAGCGGGCGCTGGAAAGTAATGCAGCGGCGCGCTGAGAGCGCCGTTCCAGAGCCTTCTGGCATCCGGAGCGGCGGCATTTTTCCATTCAGCGCAGTGGAATGTCGATTGATTGCAAGTGTTTGCCATCCCGGTCGTGGTAGTTGACCCGGATGTGTTCGACCTCGACCACCATGTGGGCAAAATTGTCCTGGCTGACGACTTGGCTGGTTAGCGTGTGCCGGTATTCTCCCGCGTCTGTGCGAGCCAGCGGCTGATCGAGAATGAACGTCGATGCCCTGGCATAGGGCAGCAGTTTGCTGTTGCTCAGCGGCGAGGACACGACGGTGTGTACTTCAAAGTCCTGGTCTTCGCTGTGGGTCAGGCGACTGGTCAGCGAACCATGCACATCGCCGGAAATGAGCACGACGTTTTTGAGCCGATGCCGGCGGATGGTTTCCAGCAGGCGCAGTCGCTGTTCGGGGAAGCCCGCCCAGGCATCATCGCTGTTCATTTTGCGGTCGGGGTAGAACATGACGCTGGTGACCACGAACTTGACCCGCGCCGGGCTCTCGACCAACCACTTGCACAAGGCCTGTTCCTGTTCTTCATCGAGGATGCGGCGGTTCTCGCTCGACAAGTTGCGGCGAGTTCGACTGTCCGTCACAAACCATTCGATATCGCCGTCGCTGAATTGATACCAGTAGTGCTTCAGTGTCGTGCGATCAATTGTGCCGTTAGTTGTTGTCGCGCAGATCGGGCTATGACTTGCTTGATAAATATCGTAAGCCGCTATTGCATTGCGATACAGGGTTTTATCGGACTTGCTGGCATTCATTGGCCAGTTGTCTTCTATTTCGTGATCATCAAGGATCATGTAAGTCGAAGTGCCGGACATCAGTCGTCGGATATTGGGCAGGGAAAACGCTACACGATACTTTTCAATGAACTCGTCGTAGTCGCGATCCGGTGCGAACAGGTTCAGATCGTCCGCGTAGATCTGATCGCCACACATCATGATTGCACTGATCGCCGGTTGTGCCCCCTCGATCAACTGGCTGATGGACGCGAAGATCCGGTCGCCCAGATGCGGGAGCGACGGGATGCCGGCGGTCAGGCGCAGATAGCGGCAGGAACCGAGGATGTAGGCGCGAGGCTGCAAAGGCCGATGGCTGCGGGTGCGCAGGCGATACGTCTCCCGTGGCCATTGCAGCGGCAACTCCGCCACGCTGTGGATGGTGTGGACGGGACTCATCGGGCTGAACCAGCCGGTCTGGTATTCGTAGTCGGTGTCGGCTTGCAAGTGATCGAGTACCAGCACTTCAGTCATGTCGCGGGTTGAATCCAGTTTGACAAACTGGCCCGATTGCCATTGTTTCGAATCCAATATCCGATAGCGAATGCCGGCAAATACGGCCGTGTTATGTTGCAGTCCGCCGCGAATGAAGATCCGCGCCTGATTAGTTGTTGTGTGGCCAACGATCGGGCCGACAGTAGGTTTCAGCATGTTCGAATCCATTCGAATAAGTATTGGTAATGAATAAAGTTATCCAGCTTTATAGGCGTAACTTTAATGCGCAAAGGTTAGTTGTCTGTTGCTGAAAAATATCGACAGGAAGTGGACTCGAGTCGTGGCTTATATCAGCGCAAGTTGTGGGAAAAGTGCGGGCGGCAGTTATTTCAGGCAAAAAAAAGCCCCGCCAAACTGACGGGGTTGAGGTACGAGCGTGTGGCGCTCGAAAACGTGGAACCCGGTTGGCCCTCCGTTGCCGGAGGGCCAAGCGGTTTACAGCAGGATGGTGCGGATGTCCGCCAGCAGGCTGCTCAGACGCTGGGTGAAGCGTGCAGCAGCGGCGCCATTGATCACACGGTGATCGTAGGACAGCGACAGTGGCAGCATCAGTTTCGGCTGGAAGGCTTTGCCGTCCCAGACTGGCTGGATGGTTGCCTTGGAAACACCGAGGATCGCCACTTCCGGCGCGTTGACGATCGGCGTGAAGCCGGTGCCGCCAATGTGGCCGAGGCTGGAAATGGTGAAGCAGGCGCCCTGCATGTCGTCAGCGGTGAGCTTCTTGTCGCGGGCCTTGGCGGCCAGCGCAGCGGCTTCGGCTGCCAGTTGCAGCAGGCTCTTCTGGTCGACGTTCTTGATGACCGGTACCAGCAGGCCATCCGGGGTGTCGACGGCGAAGCCGATGTTCACGTACTTCTTGCGGATGATCGCCTTGCCGCTTGGAGCCAGCGAACTGTTGAAGTCCGGCAGTTCCTTGAGCATGTGCGCGCAGGACTTGAGCAGCAGCGGCAGGATGGTCAGCTTGACGCCAGCCTTCTCTGCAACGGCTTTCTGAGCGATACGGAACGCTTCCAGCTCGGTGATATCAGCCGAATCGAACTGAGTCACGTGCGGGATGTTCAGCCAGCTGCGGTGCAGGCTCGACGCGCCGATCTGCATCAGACGAGTCATCGGCACTTCTTCGATTTCGCCGAAACGGCTGAAGTCGACGACCGGAATCGGCGGGATGCCCGCGCCACCGGTTGCGCCAGCAGCAGCGGCCGGAGCTTCCTTGGCCTTCTGCATCATGGCTTTGACGTAAGTCTGCACGTCTTCTTTCAGGATGCGACCGTGCGGACCGCTGGCGCCGACAGCGCTCAGCTCGACACCGAATTCGCGAGCCAGTTGACGCACGGCAGGGCCGGCGTGAACTTTCGCACCAGGCTTGGCTGGAGCAGCAACTGGAGCGGCAGCAGGTGCAGGTGCAGCGGCAGCCGGAGCAGCAGCGGCCGGCGCCGGAGCACTCGGAGCGGCAGCGGCAGGTGCCGAGGCAGCAGCCGGAGCGGCGCCTTTGACTTTCAGCTTGAGGATCAGATCGCCAGTGCCGACTTCGTCGTCCAGCTTGATGGAAATGCTTTCCACCACGCCAGCGGCAGGCGACGGGATTTCCATGCTCGCCTTGTCGGATTCCAGAGTGATCAGCGACTGGTCGGCTTCAACGCTGTCGCCAGCCTTGACCAACACTTCGATGATCTTGGCTTTGCCGGCCGAACCGATGTCCGGAACGTGGATGTCCTGAACGCTGTCGGCAACCGGTGCGGCAGGTGCAGCGGCCGGAGCCGGCGCAGCGGCAGCGGCTGGAGCAGCAGCCTGGGCCGGAGCGGCCGCAGCAGGGGCCGCAGCACCCGCCACTTCCAGATCCAGGATCAGGTCGCCAGTGCCGACTTCGTCGTTCAACTTGACGCTGATGGCCTTGACCACGCCAGCGGCAGGCGACGGGATTTCCATGCTCGCCTTGTCGGATTCCAGGGTGATCAGCGACTGATCAGCCTCGACCTTGTCGCCGACCTTGACCTGGATCTCGATGATCTGGGCCTTGCCCGACGAACCGATGTCCGGCACGTGCACTTGCTGAACCGAAGCGGCAGCAGGCGCAGCGGCTGGCGCGGCAGCAGCAGGAGCGGCAGCCGGTTTGGCTTCAGCCTTGGCAGCAGGAGCAGCGGCAGGCGCCGGGGCCGCTTGCGCGGCGCCCTCGACTTCCAGTTCCAGCAGTTCGTCGCCTTCTTTCAGGCGATCGCCCAGCTTCACTTTCAGGCTCTTGATGACCCCGGCCTTCGGGGCCGGCACTTCCATGCTGGCCTTGTCCGATTCCAGAGTCAGGATGCTCTGGTCGGCTTCGATACGGTCGCCGACCTTCACAAACAGTTCGATTACTTCACCTTCACCGCTGCCGATGTCAGGTACGCGAATGAGTTCGCTCACAGAGTTTCTCCTCAGCAGTCCAGTGGGTTGCGTTTTTCCGGGTCGATACCGAACTTGGTGATGGCCTCGGCCACGACTTTAGGTTCGATATCACCACGGTCAGCCAGTGCTTCCAGGGCTGCCAACACCACGAAATGACGGTCGACTTCGAAGAAATGACGCAGTTTCTTGCGGCTGTCGCTGCGGCCGAAACCGTCGGTGCCCAGGACTTTGAATTCCTTGGACGGTACCCACTGACGGATCTGCTCGGCGAACAGTTTCATGTAGTCGGTAGAGGCGATGACCGGACCCTTACGGCCGCTCAGGCACTCTTCGACGTAGCTGCGCTTAGGCTTCTGGCCTGGTTTCAGACGGTTGCTGCGCTCTACGGCCAGGCCGTCGCGACGCAGTTCGTTGAAGCTGGTGACGCTCCACACGTCGGCACCGACGTTGAACTCTTCACGCAGGATCTTCGCCGCTTCACGGACTTCACGCAGGATGGTGCCGGAGCCCATCAGCTGTACGTGGTGCGCCGCTTCGCGGGTGTCTTCTTCCAGCAGGTACATGCCTTTCTTGATGCCTTCTTCGGCACCGGCCGGCATGGCTGGCTGCTGGTAGGACTCGTTCATCACGGTGATGTAATAGAAGATGTCCTGTTGCTCTTCGGTCATCTTCTTCATGCCGTCCTGAATGATCACCGCCAGCTCGTAGCCGTAGGTCGGATCGTAGGTGCGGCAGTTCGGGATGGTGGCAGCCAGCAGGTGGCTGTGACCGTCTTCGTGCTGCAGGCCTTCACCGTTCAGGGTGGTACGGCCGGCGGTGCCGCCGATCAGGAAGCCACGGGTACGGCTGTCGCCGGCAGCCCAGGCCAGATCGCCGATACGCTGGAAGCCGAACATCGAGTAGAAGATGTAGAACGGCAGCATTGGCTGGTTGTGGCTGGAGTACGAAGTGCCGGCCGCGATGAAGGAGCTCATGGCGCCCGCTTCGTTGATGCCTTCTTCAAGGATCTGACCTTTCTGGTCTTCCTTGTAGAACATCACCTGGTCTTTATCGACTGGCTCGTAGAGCTGGCCGACGGACGAGTAGATGCCCAGCTGACGGAACATGCCTTCCATACCGAAGGTACGGGCTTCGTCCGGGATGATCGGAACGATGCGCGGGCCGATTTCCTTGTCCTTGACCAGTTGCGCGAGGATCCGCACGAACGCCATGGTGGTGGAAATTTCACGGTCGCCGGAACCGTCGAGGATTGCCTTGAGGGTATCCAGATCCGGGGTCGGTACGCTGAAGCTCTGTGCGCGACGCTGAGGGACGAAACCGCCCAGTGCA from Pseudomonas allokribbensis encodes the following:
- the msrA gene encoding peptide-methionine (S)-S-oxide reductase MsrA, which encodes MVLRSEILVNKNVLPTKEQALPGRETAMTLPENHFVFKDTPLLGPFFQDVDFAIFGLGCFWGAERRFWQREGVVSTVVGYAGGFTPNPTYEEVCSGLTGHSEVVLVVFDKDKVSYEELLAMFWELHNPTQGMRQGNDIGTQYRSVIYATHPEQLDAALKSKAVYQAELSKAGLGEISTEIEQAPTVYFAETYHQQYLAKNPEGYCGIGGTGVCMPPSLAGN
- a CDS encoding putative bifunctional diguanylate cyclase/phosphodiesterase, with the protein product MKSQPDAASRMVAEVVTQLPVPSRLGMLRFERLNEASWAMLFLDPNCERQFGQPAVELCALVGSPYASLMEPEARYQLHDAIQQQLRDSPHYLVRYTLHTAAGALSILELGEAYKQHNRHLLRGYLLAVDDVFDEAPTLPSVDLETQNSRLQIALELNQRAQQEQLQHLERVRAQQDLILLLARQRYSSQNSLQEAAELITRCACDIYEIDCASLWNLEGQKLVPISAYHRATQEYILPEVIDVSGFPDYMDALHGSRAIDAHNAMRDPRTREMAEALRPRDVNAMLDASIRVDGQVVGVLCLEQTGVTRAWQSDEIAFAGELADQFAQVINNHNRRTATSALHLFQRAVEQSANAFLLVNCDGVVEYVNPSFTAITQYTTEEVHGQRLSELPALENLSELLFDAPSALAKSNSWQGEFKSRRKNLEPYWGQLSISKVYGDNRELTHYIGIYEDITQTKLAQQRIERLAYTDNLTNLGNRPAFIRNLDERFARDSDTPISLLLVDIDNFKRINDSLGHQTGDKLLISLARRLRNSLSPSGSLARFASNEFAVLLDNTDLEAGQQIASQLLLTLDKPMFVDNQLISVTGSVGLACAPLHGRDPQTLMRNAGLALHKAKANGKHQVQVFTEALNAEASYKLFVENNLRRALTQNELDVFYQPKLCLRSGRLLGMEALLRWNHPERGMIRPDQFISVAEETGLIIPIGKWIARQACRMSKALTAAGMGNLQVAINLSPKQFSDPDLVASIANILKEEALPANLLELELTEGLLLEATEDTHLQLDQLKRLGLTLAMDDFGTGYSSLSYLKKFPIDIIKIDRSFIHEIPDNQDDMEITSAVIAMAHNLKLKVVAEGIETAEQLAFLRRHRCDVGQGYLFDRPIPGGELIQALKRYPRGPLPL
- a CDS encoding alkaline phosphatase D family protein, whose translation is MLKPTVGPIVGHTTTNQARIFIRGGLQHNTAVFAGIRYRILDSKQWQSGQFVKLDSTRDMTEVLVLDHLQADTDYEYQTGWFSPMSPVHTIHSVAELPLQWPRETYRLRTRSHRPLQPRAYILGSCRYLRLTAGIPSLPHLGDRIFASISQLIEGAQPAISAIMMCGDQIYADDLNLFAPDRDYDEFIEKYRVAFSLPNIRRLMSGTSTYMILDDHEIEDNWPMNASKSDKTLYRNAIAAYDIYQASHSPICATTTNGTIDRTTLKHYWYQFSDGDIEWFVTDSRTRRNLSSENRRILDEEQEQALCKWLVESPARVKFVVTSVMFYPDRKMNSDDAWAGFPEQRLRLLETIRRHRLKNVVLISGDVHGSLTSRLTHSEDQDFEVHTVVSSPLSNSKLLPYARASTFILDQPLARTDAGEYRHTLTSQVVSQDNFAHMVVEVEHIRVNYHDRDGKHLQSIDIPLR
- the aceF gene encoding dihydrolipoyllysine-residue acetyltransferase; the encoded protein is MSELIRVPDIGSGEGEVIELFVKVGDRIEADQSILTLESDKASMEVPAPKAGVIKSLKVKLGDRLKEGDELLELEVEGAAQAAPAPAAAPAAKAEAKPAAAPAAAAPAAAPAAASVQQVHVPDIGSSGKAQIIEIQVKVGDKVEADQSLITLESDKASMEIPSPAAGVVKAISVKLNDEVGTGDLILDLEVAGAAAPAAAAPAQAAAPAAAAAPAPAAAPAAPVADSVQDIHVPDIGSAGKAKIIEVLVKAGDSVEADQSLITLESDKASMEIPSPAAGVVESISIKLDDEVGTGDLILKLKVKGAAPAAASAPAAAAPSAPAPAAAAPAAAAPAPAAAPVAAPAKPGAKVHAGPAVRQLAREFGVELSAVGASGPHGRILKEDVQTYVKAMMQKAKEAPAAAAGATGGAGIPPIPVVDFSRFGEIEEVPMTRLMQIGASSLHRSWLNIPHVTQFDSADITELEAFRIAQKAVAEKAGVKLTILPLLLKSCAHMLKELPDFNSSLAPSGKAIIRKKYVNIGFAVDTPDGLLVPVIKNVDQKSLLQLAAEAAALAAKARDKKLTADDMQGACFTISSLGHIGGTGFTPIVNAPEVAILGVSKATIQPVWDGKAFQPKLMLPLSLSYDHRVINGAAAARFTQRLSSLLADIRTILL